Proteins encoded together in one Formosa sp. Hel3_A1_48 window:
- a CDS encoding head GIN domain-containing protein, with protein MKNKKYYIILLLSTQLFSQTPITKTLGEFSQLKVYDLINVSLIKSDQNKIIISGEQADAVRIVQKNNTLKVKMKVDKMFSGAKTNLKLYYTSIDEVDANEGAVVTIEEPIKQYELTLKAQEGSKITAVVETKVLNVKAVTGSVINTTGNSERQQLNIRTGGIYKGSKTRAQNTTLFIKAGGEAEVKTTDVLDVKIFSGGDVFIYGTPKQLKQNRLFGGRVIFKE; from the coding sequence ATGAAGAACAAAAAATATTATATAATACTACTTCTAAGCACACAATTATTTTCCCAAACTCCAATAACCAAAACCTTAGGAGAGTTCTCACAACTAAAAGTTTATGATCTTATTAATGTAAGCTTAATTAAATCAGATCAAAACAAAATCATTATATCTGGAGAGCAAGCCGACGCTGTTAGAATTGTTCAAAAAAACAACACTCTTAAAGTCAAAATGAAAGTAGATAAAATGTTCAGCGGAGCAAAAACAAACCTCAAACTTTATTACACCTCGATAGATGAAGTAGATGCTAATGAGGGTGCTGTTGTTACCATAGAAGAACCAATCAAACAATATGAGCTAACCTTAAAAGCACAGGAAGGAAGTAAAATTACAGCTGTCGTGGAAACAAAAGTATTAAATGTTAAAGCCGTAACCGGAAGTGTTATTAATACAACAGGAAATTCTGAGCGACAGCAACTTAATATAAGAACAGGTGGTATTTACAAAGGAAGCAAAACAAGGGCTCAAAACACCACACTTTTTATAAAAGCAGGAGGAGAAGCAGAAGTAAAAACGACAGATGTTTTGGATGTTAAAATATTTTCTGGCGGTGATGTTTTTATATATGGAACCCCAAAACAACTTAAGCAAAATAGACTTTTCGGAGGTCGAGTCATTTTCAAAGAATAG